From Carassius auratus strain Wakin unplaced genomic scaffold, ASM336829v1 scaf_tig00013521, whole genome shotgun sequence, the proteins below share one genomic window:
- the LOC113074044 gene encoding protein DEK-like isoform X1 translates to MFTYTKAGLPRFAAKGNGATEIMSEKMEAVDIEDVPLDENSIKEKEKKKKKRSPSDDTEQDESESPKPKSRSKPKLFEPEILEGKREKKIIQRLDLMSKPKEKPKIESTGSGAKLGDIARINHSIGKLKAPLLKPLHKIVYDRPGAASTLRKNLRLFNGFPFGEDSDLYSKKMEKVKRLHKEQLRIICQTLDLERSGTQIILSERIMKFLTCPTNSGKPVLKKKKKMTKDAKREKSSSKSKKTQKNVESGKSKPIVTDSSSDDDDEDDEEGKENSKDTLKSATANQEHKDSEDKFSDKEEDDDDDDDDAPEEEIKEEEKSPPQKKSSTTKSTKKSEKSEQTASDESDQDVHENKNAKKTKKKPATKRKAPAKPVPKTKKADSSSNRGKKKASKSKDESESSDDDQPLIKMVKKPPTEEQLKEAIKDLLKDANLEEVTMKQITRKVYDKYPHFDLSSRKEFIRETVKGLIS, encoded by the exons ATGTTCACGTACACGAAGGCAGGACTTCCACGATTTGCTGCAAAAGGAAAT gGTGCAACTGAGATCATGAGTGAAAAAATGGAAGCTGTTGACATAGAAGATGTTCCTTTGGACGAAAATTcaataaaagaaaaggagaagaaaaagaagaagaggagtcCATCTGATGATACAGAGCAGGATGAATCAGAAAGCCCTAAACCTAAAAGCAGGTCTAAACCCAAATTGT TCGAGCCCGAAATTCTTGAAGGAAAACGGGAGAAAAAAATCATCCAGAGACTTGATTTGATGAGTAAACCGAAGGAAAAGCCAAAGATTGAGAGCACAGGAAGTGGCGCCAAACTGGGAGACATTGCACGGATTAATCACTCCATCGGAAAGCTTAAAGCGCCTCTGCTCAAACCTCTACATAAAATTGTATATGATCGCCCTGGAGCT GCGTCAACACTGCGTAAAAATCTTCGGCTGTTTAATGGATTTCCTTTTGGGGAGGACAGTGACCTTTACAGCAAAAAAATGGAGAAGGTGAAAAG GCTTCACAAGGAACAACTCAGAATCATTTGTCAGACTCTTGATCTGGAGAGGTCTGGAACGCAAATTATTCTTTCAGAGAGGATCATGAAATTTCTTACATGTCCAACCAACTCAGGAAAG CCTGTcctaaagaagaaaaagaagatgaccAAAGATGCCAAAAGAGAAAAGTCTTCATCCAAAAGTAAAAAGACCCAGAAAAATGTAGAAAGCGGGAAGTCCAAACCCATTGTCACTGATTCAAgtagtgatgatgatgacgaaGATGATGAAGAGGGCAAAGAGAACAGTAAGGACACTTTGAAGTCTGCAACAGCAAATCAAGAACATAAAGACAGTGAAGATAAATTTTCTGataaagaggaagatgatgatgatgatgatgatgatgctcctGAAGAGGAGATCAAGGAGGAAGAA AAATCTCCTCCTCAGAAGAAATCTTCAACCACAAAGTCTACAAAGAAATCAGAAAAGTCAGAACAGACTGCATCAGATGAAAGTGACCAAGACGTTCATGAAAATAAGAATGCAAAAAAG ACAAAAAAGAAACCTGCAACAAAGAGGAAAGCTCCAGCAAAGCCTGTCCCAAAAACCAAGAAAgctgacagcagcagcaaccgaGGGAAAAAGAAAGCAAGCAAGAGCAAGG ATGAAAGTGAAAGCTCTGATGATGATCAGCCATTGATCAAGATGGTTAAAAAACCACCTACTGAAGAACAGTTAAAGGAGGCAATCAAGGATCTCTTGAAAGATGCCAACTTGGAGGAAGTTACGATGAAGCAGATTACCCGAAAA GTTTATGACAAGTATCCTCACTTTGATCTGAGCAGCAGAAAGGAATTCATCCGAGAGACAGTTAAAGGT ttGATATCCTGA
- the LOC113074044 gene encoding protein DEK-like isoform X2, with amino-acid sequence MSEKMEAVDIEDVPLDENSIKEKEKKKKKRSPSDDTEQDESESPKPKSRSKPKLFEPEILEGKREKKIIQRLDLMSKPKEKPKIESTGSGAKLGDIARINHSIGKLKAPLLKPLHKIVYDRPGAASTLRKNLRLFNGFPFGEDSDLYSKKMEKVKRLHKEQLRIICQTLDLERSGTQIILSERIMKFLTCPTNSGKPVLKKKKKMTKDAKREKSSSKSKKTQKNVESGKSKPIVTDSSSDDDDEDDEEGKENSKDTLKSATANQEHKDSEDKFSDKEEDDDDDDDDAPEEEIKEEEKSPPQKKSSTTKSTKKSEKSEQTASDESDQDVHENKNAKKTKKKPATKRKAPAKPVPKTKKADSSSNRGKKKASKSKDESESSDDDQPLIKMVKKPPTEEQLKEAIKDLLKDANLEEVTMKQITRKVYDKYPHFDLSSRKEFIRETVKGLIS; translated from the exons ATGAGTGAAAAAATGGAAGCTGTTGACATAGAAGATGTTCCTTTGGACGAAAATTcaataaaagaaaaggagaagaaaaagaagaagaggagtcCATCTGATGATACAGAGCAGGATGAATCAGAAAGCCCTAAACCTAAAAGCAGGTCTAAACCCAAATTGT TCGAGCCCGAAATTCTTGAAGGAAAACGGGAGAAAAAAATCATCCAGAGACTTGATTTGATGAGTAAACCGAAGGAAAAGCCAAAGATTGAGAGCACAGGAAGTGGCGCCAAACTGGGAGACATTGCACGGATTAATCACTCCATCGGAAAGCTTAAAGCGCCTCTGCTCAAACCTCTACATAAAATTGTATATGATCGCCCTGGAGCT GCGTCAACACTGCGTAAAAATCTTCGGCTGTTTAATGGATTTCCTTTTGGGGAGGACAGTGACCTTTACAGCAAAAAAATGGAGAAGGTGAAAAG GCTTCACAAGGAACAACTCAGAATCATTTGTCAGACTCTTGATCTGGAGAGGTCTGGAACGCAAATTATTCTTTCAGAGAGGATCATGAAATTTCTTACATGTCCAACCAACTCAGGAAAG CCTGTcctaaagaagaaaaagaagatgaccAAAGATGCCAAAAGAGAAAAGTCTTCATCCAAAAGTAAAAAGACCCAGAAAAATGTAGAAAGCGGGAAGTCCAAACCCATTGTCACTGATTCAAgtagtgatgatgatgacgaaGATGATGAAGAGGGCAAAGAGAACAGTAAGGACACTTTGAAGTCTGCAACAGCAAATCAAGAACATAAAGACAGTGAAGATAAATTTTCTGataaagaggaagatgatgatgatgatgatgatgatgctcctGAAGAGGAGATCAAGGAGGAAGAA AAATCTCCTCCTCAGAAGAAATCTTCAACCACAAAGTCTACAAAGAAATCAGAAAAGTCAGAACAGACTGCATCAGATGAAAGTGACCAAGACGTTCATGAAAATAAGAATGCAAAAAAG ACAAAAAAGAAACCTGCAACAAAGAGGAAAGCTCCAGCAAAGCCTGTCCCAAAAACCAAGAAAgctgacagcagcagcaaccgaGGGAAAAAGAAAGCAAGCAAGAGCAAGG ATGAAAGTGAAAGCTCTGATGATGATCAGCCATTGATCAAGATGGTTAAAAAACCACCTACTGAAGAACAGTTAAAGGAGGCAATCAAGGATCTCTTGAAAGATGCCAACTTGGAGGAAGTTACGATGAAGCAGATTACCCGAAAA GTTTATGACAAGTATCCTCACTTTGATCTGAGCAGCAGAAAGGAATTCATCCGAGAGACAGTTAAAGGT ttGATATCCTGA
- the LOC113074043 gene encoding protein DEK-like isoform X1, with amino-acid sequence MGRGSPIPPMLRQKIVEQFQKGTSRRKIAKSLKLSSSTVHNIILRFRESGTISVRKGQGRKKRLDAFDLWALRRHCKDSEGTFSDKEEDDSKEEEKSPPQKKSSTTKSTKKSEKSEQTASDESDQDVHENKNAKKTKKKPATKRKAPAKPVPKTKKADSSSNRGKKKASKSKDESESSDDDQPLIKMVKKYPPTQEQLKETIKDLLKDANLEEVTMNQITRKVHDKYPDFDLSSRKEFIRETVKGLIS; translated from the exons atgggcagaggatcaccaattcccccaatgctgcggcaaaaaatagtggagcaatttCAGAAAGGAACTTCTcggagaaaaattgcaaagagtttgaagttatcatcatctacagtgcataatataattttaagattcagagaatctggaacaatctctgtgcgtaaagGTCAAGGCCGGAAAAAAAGACTGGATGCCTTTGATCTTTGGgctcttagacggcactgcaaAGACAGTGAAGGTACATTTTCTGACAAAGAGGAAGATGATTCCAAGGAGGAAGAA AAATCTCCTCCTCAGAAGAAATCTTCAACCACAAAGTCTACAAAGAAATCAGAAAAGTCCGAACAGACTGCATCAGATGAAAGTGACCAAGACGTTCATGAAAATAAGAATGCAAAAAAG ACAAAAAAGAAACCTGCAACAAAGAGGAAAGCTCCAGCAAAGCCTGTCCCAAAAACCAAGAAAgctgacagcagcagcaaccgaGGGAAAAAGAAAGCAAGCAAGAGCAAGG ATGAAAGTGAAAGCTCTGATGATGATCAGCCATTGATCAAGATGGTTAAAAAATACCCACCAACTCAAGAACAGTTAAAGGAGACAATCAAGGATCTCTTGAAAGATGCCAACTTGGAGGAAGTTACGATGAACCAGATTACCCGAAAA GTTCATGACAAGTATCCTGACTTTGATCTGAGCAGCAGAAAGGAATTCATCCGGGAGACAGTTAAAGGT ttGATATCCTGA
- the LOC113074043 gene encoding protein DEK-like isoform X2: protein MGRGSPIPPMLRQKIVEQFQKGTSRRKIAKSLKLSSSTVHNIILRFRESGTISVRKGQGRKKRLDAFDLWALRRHCKDSEGTFSDKEEDDSKEEEKKSSTTKSTKKSEKSEQTASDESDQDVHENKNAKKTKKKPATKRKAPAKPVPKTKKADSSSNRGKKKASKSKDESESSDDDQPLIKMVKKYPPTQEQLKETIKDLLKDANLEEVTMNQITRKVHDKYPDFDLSSRKEFIRETVKGLIS, encoded by the exons atgggcagaggatcaccaattcccccaatgctgcggcaaaaaatagtggagcaatttCAGAAAGGAACTTCTcggagaaaaattgcaaagagtttgaagttatcatcatctacagtgcataatataattttaagattcagagaatctggaacaatctctgtgcgtaaagGTCAAGGCCGGAAAAAAAGACTGGATGCCTTTGATCTTTGGgctcttagacggcactgcaaAGACAGTGAAGGTACATTTTCTGACAAAGAGGAAGATGATTCCAAGGAGGAAGAA AAGAAATCTTCAACCACAAAGTCTACAAAGAAATCAGAAAAGTCCGAACAGACTGCATCAGATGAAAGTGACCAAGACGTTCATGAAAATAAGAATGCAAAAAAG ACAAAAAAGAAACCTGCAACAAAGAGGAAAGCTCCAGCAAAGCCTGTCCCAAAAACCAAGAAAgctgacagcagcagcaaccgaGGGAAAAAGAAAGCAAGCAAGAGCAAGG ATGAAAGTGAAAGCTCTGATGATGATCAGCCATTGATCAAGATGGTTAAAAAATACCCACCAACTCAAGAACAGTTAAAGGAGACAATCAAGGATCTCTTGAAAGATGCCAACTTGGAGGAAGTTACGATGAACCAGATTACCCGAAAA GTTCATGACAAGTATCCTGACTTTGATCTGAGCAGCAGAAAGGAATTCATCCGGGAGACAGTTAAAGGT ttGATATCCTGA